From Stegostoma tigrinum isolate sSteTig4 chromosome 4, sSteTig4.hap1, whole genome shotgun sequence, a single genomic window includes:
- the LOC125452858 gene encoding glutamate-rich protein 1 isoform X1, with amino-acid sequence MMVDRRLVFEQKVLKKLYSSPPPERKIQEALTKAFKTQQEQEKEEERNKSTGDSKDDAQIIPVSKKVYTVNLPPSGNEVCSTRLKEHHESQDSSEEPEEENSSQKFPRKRKRRRNLNSSLLDHIKKNVPSVFQQQEELKTDILHSLHLDSAKPGAEPLTKNRKRKLKKKRQKERLKAAGLAPRATAVEFMYEPGGGNREAGPAKSEER; translated from the exons TATTCGAACAAAAGGTGTTAAAGAAACTATATTCTTCACCACCTCCTGAAAGGAAAATACAGGAAGCCCTGACAAAAGCTTTTAAGACACAACAAGAgcaggagaaggaggaggaaagaaacaaaagtaCTGGCGACTCAAAAG ACGATGCACAAATTATTCCTGTAAGCAAGAAAGTGTATACGGTGAATCTGCCGCCTTCTGGGAATGAAGTGTGCTCAACTAGATTAAAAGAACATCATGAATCTCAAGATTCAAGTGAAGAACCAGAAG AAGAAAATTCTTCACAAAAATTTCCAAGAAAACGTAAGCGAAGAAGAAACCTCAATAGTTCATTACTTGACCACATCAAGAAAAATGTACCTTCTGTGTTTCAGCAACAAGAAGAATTAAAAACTGACATCTTGCACTCTCTGCATTTAGACTCTGCAAAGCCTGGAGCAGAACCATTAACcaaaaacaggaaaagaaaattgaaaaagaaacGACAAAAAGAAAGGTTAAAGGCTGCTGGGTTGGCACCCAGAGCCACAGCTGTAGAATTCATGTATGAACCAGGAGGGGGCAATCGTGAAGCAGGTCCTGCAAAGAGTGAAGAGAGGTAG
- the LOC125452858 gene encoding glutamate-rich protein 1 isoform X2 translates to MMVDRRLVFEQKVLKKLYSSPPPERKIQEALTKAFKTQQEQEKEEERNKSTGDSKDDAQIIPVSKKVYTVNLPPSGNEVCSTRLKEHHESQDSSEEPEDSAKPGAEPLTKNRKRKLKKKRQKERLKAAGLAPRATAVEFMYEPGGGNREAGPAKSEER, encoded by the exons TATTCGAACAAAAGGTGTTAAAGAAACTATATTCTTCACCACCTCCTGAAAGGAAAATACAGGAAGCCCTGACAAAAGCTTTTAAGACACAACAAGAgcaggagaaggaggaggaaagaaacaaaagtaCTGGCGACTCAAAAG ACGATGCACAAATTATTCCTGTAAGCAAGAAAGTGTATACGGTGAATCTGCCGCCTTCTGGGAATGAAGTGTGCTCAACTAGATTAAAAGAACATCATGAATCTCAAGATTCAAGTGAAGAACCAGAAG ACTCTGCAAAGCCTGGAGCAGAACCATTAACcaaaaacaggaaaagaaaattgaaaaagaaacGACAAAAAGAAAGGTTAAAGGCTGCTGGGTTGGCACCCAGAGCCACAGCTGTAGAATTCATGTATGAACCAGGAGGGGGCAATCGTGAAGCAGGTCCTGCAAAGAGTGAAGAGAGGTAG